A genomic segment from Bradyrhizobium sp. ISRA430 encodes:
- a CDS encoding site-specific integrase, which translates to MAEISPLRRRMIEDMTVRNLSPATQQSYLNAVAKLSRYFGRSPDRLDLEDIRAFQVHLVATGMSWPALNQIVCALRFFYGVTLGHDTVPERIAYARKPRKLPVVLSADEVVRFLEAIPSLKSRTALTTVYAAGLRVSEVVLLKVVDIDSQRMLIRVEHGKGGKDRYVMLSPQLLRILRTYWRLTRPKRWLFPGRDDERPLVPNVLHAACRSACAAAGLSKSVTVHTLRHTFATHLLENGADVRIIQVLLGHASLASTARYTQVATKTISNTPSPLDRLRLEVVPPG; encoded by the coding sequence ATGGCTGAGATCAGCCCACTTCGCCGCCGCATGATCGAGGACATGACGGTCCGCAATCTGTCACCGGCGACGCAGCAATCCTACCTCAACGCCGTAGCGAAGTTGAGCCGATATTTCGGTCGTTCTCCTGACCGCCTCGACCTGGAGGATATCCGTGCCTTCCAGGTTCATCTGGTTGCGACGGGGATGTCCTGGCCGGCGCTGAACCAGATCGTTTGCGCACTGCGGTTCTTCTACGGTGTGACCCTTGGTCATGACACCGTTCCGGAGCGCATCGCCTATGCGCGTAAACCGCGCAAACTGCCGGTCGTGCTGAGCGCCGACGAGGTCGTGCGCTTCCTGGAAGCAATCCCAAGCCTCAAGAGCCGTACCGCGCTGACCACCGTCTATGCCGCAGGCTTGCGCGTATCGGAAGTGGTCCTCTTGAAGGTTGTCGACATTGATAGCCAACGGATGTTGATCCGGGTCGAGCACGGCAAGGGCGGCAAGGACCGTTACGTTATGCTCTCGCCGCAGCTTTTGAGGATTCTGCGGACGTATTGGCGGCTCACTCGGCCAAAGCGATGGCTGTTTCCCGGCCGAGACGACGAGCGTCCGCTCGTCCCCAACGTGCTGCACGCCGCCTGCCGTTCAGCCTGCGCTGCGGCCGGCTTGAGCAAGTCGGTGACAGTGCATACGCTGCGGCACACATTCGCGACCCATCTCCTGGAGAACGGGGCCGACGTGCGCATCATCCAGGTGCTGCTCGGTCATGCCAGTCTGGCCAGCACGGCGCGCTATACCCAAGTCGCCACCAAGACCATCAGCAATACGCCAAGTCCGCTTGACCGGCTCCGCCTGGAGGTCGTGCCGCCCGGCTGA
- a CDS encoding IS91 family transposase, giving the protein MMAPVLEVADIFRRHGEAFRQARAEHLGRVERRVMGAITACRTAVLGGHVEQCDDCGATRIAYNSCRNRHCPKCQGAARAQWLAERQAELLPVPYFHVVFTLPAPAGEIAFQNKAVVYAILFRCAAETLATIAADPKHLGAQLGVTAVLHTWGQTLQHHPHLHCVVPGGGPSLDGTRWVACRPGFFLPVRVLSRLFRRLFLQELQAAFAAGQLGFFGDLAHLADPAAFTQRLAQLRRTDWVVYAKPPFGGPEQVLAYLGRYTHRVAIANSRLISLADGKVSFSWKDYRQNRKAKVMTLNADEFIRRFLLHTLPDGFHRIRHYGFLANGGRSDKIAFCRQLLTVRNPPTDQEAGDDPLTKWKIPVCPHCGGTMRRVDVVPRACARDHPFRCDTS; this is encoded by the coding sequence CTGATGGCTCCGGTTCTGGAAGTGGCGGATATCTTCCGCCGCCACGGCGAAGCGTTTCGGCAAGCCCGTGCCGAGCATCTGGGCCGCGTCGAGCGGCGCGTCATGGGCGCGATCACGGCATGCCGGACGGCTGTGCTCGGCGGCCACGTCGAGCAGTGCGATGACTGCGGCGCCACACGCATTGCCTACAACTCCTGTCGCAATCGGCATTGCCCGAAGTGCCAGGGCGCGGCGCGCGCGCAATGGCTCGCCGAACGGCAAGCCGAACTCCTTCCCGTACCGTATTTCCACGTCGTCTTCACCCTGCCGGCCCCCGCCGGAGAGATCGCCTTCCAGAACAAGGCCGTCGTCTACGCCATCCTGTTCCGCTGCGCGGCCGAGACGCTCGCCACCATCGCGGCCGACCCCAAGCATCTCGGCGCTCAGCTCGGCGTGACCGCCGTCCTCCACACCTGGGGCCAGACCCTGCAACACCATCCGCATCTCCACTGCGTCGTGCCCGGCGGTGGACCCTCGCTCGACGGCACACGCTGGGTCGCTTGCCGGCCCGGCTTCTTCCTGCCAGTACGCGTCCTCTCCCGGTTGTTCCGCCGCCTGTTTCTGCAAGAGCTGCAAGCTGCCTTCGCGGCTGGCCAGTTGGGTTTCTTTGGCGATCTCGCGCATCTGGCGGATCCCGCCGCGTTCACCCAACGCCTCGCTCAACTCCGACGGACCGACTGGGTCGTCTATGCCAAGCCGCCATTCGGCGGCCCCGAACAGGTGCTGGCTTATCTCGGCCGCTATACGCATCGCGTCGCCATCGCCAACAGCCGGCTGATCTCGCTTGCCGACGGCAAGGTCAGCTTTTCCTGGAAGGACTATCGGCAGAATCGCAAAGCCAAAGTGATGACGCTTAATGCCGATGAGTTCATTCGTCGCTTTCTCCTGCACACCCTGCCGGACGGCTTCCACCGCATCCGCCACTATGGTTTCCTCGCCAATGGCGGACGCAGCGATAAAATCGCCTTCTGCCGTCAACTCCTTACTGTCCGCAACCCTCCGACTGATCAAGAAGCCGGCGACGATCCCCTCACCAAATGGAAGATCCCCGTCTGCCCGCATTGTGGCGGCACCATGCGGCGCGTCGATGTCGTCCCGCGAGCCTGCGCCCGCGACCATCCGTTTCGTTGTGATACGTCATGA